The Bacillus sp. Y1 genome includes the window TTGCTCAAAAGCTTTATGATACGTTCCCTGAAATCCAAAAGGAATATGACGATTTAAAGTTGTTATGGGTTCACGCAGCTGATCCGTACGCGATTATCACAAAAGGAAAAGCAGTCAGAAGCTTTGAGGACGTGAAAGGTTTAAAGCTTAGAACTCCGTCTGTTGAAGCAGGTGAAATGATTAAGTCATGGGGAGCAACTCCCGTTTCCTTACCAGCACCAGAAATTTATGATGCACTTCAAAAGGGTGTGATTGATGGGGGAGTCTTACCTATTGCAGCTATTAAAGATTTTAACCTAACCGATTTGGTTGATTACGTCACATTAGGAAACTTCAACACTAGTATTTTCTACGTCGCTATGAACAAAGATAGCTGGAATAAGATCTCTCCAGAAGATCAAAAGCTCATTGAAGAAGAACTACTTGGTGAGCCAATGGCGAAAATGGCAGGGGCAGCGTTTGATTATCAAAAGGGCTTAGCGGAAACAGAAGCGAAAGATGCAGGTGTAGAATTTATTAGTCTGGAAGAGAGTGAACTTCAAAAATTTAAGGATAACTCTGAGGGTGTAAAGGAAAAATGGTTATCTGATATGAAATCAAATGGGGTAGATGGTCAGAAGATTTACGATGAAACAGTAAAGCTTATTGAAGAATAATAGTCTTCCTAATTGGAGGTGTAGGTAATGGAACAAGAAGTAAGAAAGGAAGTTTCGTTGAGAGCTTCGGCTCTTGACGAAGTTTCCTTTTTAGAAAAAGTTATTCATTCATTCGAGAAAGTCGTTTCTACTTTAAATAATGTTCTTCATAAAGTGTCAAGTATCATTTTGTTTCTATTAATGTTTCTTACGACGGCAGATGTGTTTGGTCGATATTTTTTTAATAAGCCTATTACGGGAACGTACGAACTAACAGGATTGGCACTAGCCATGATCATCTTTTTTAGTCTTGGTTCGGCACAACTGAAAAAAGATCATATTGAAATTGACTTTTTAACGAATATGATGCCCGCAAAGGTTCAACACGCACTTTATGCCCTTACTTCCCTCATATTATTTATCCTTATGTCCTTAACCTCTTGGCAATTATTCGAATATACAAAGAGGATTTATTTCGGAAATGAATTAAGTGGAGATCTTGGTTTACCACTTTATCTGTTCGTTACTTTTGCCACAGTCGGTGCGGTTTGTTTTACATTAACGTATCTTGTTGATTCGTTAAAATCCTTCCTAAGGGTGGTGAAAAAATGAGTCCAGAAATGATAGGAGTACTAGGAATTGTGCTACTCTTGGTTCTCATCTTATTAAGGGTTTCTGTAGGTCTTTCATTATTTTTAGTAGGGTTTTTAGGGGTATCGTGGCTTTCTGACTGGCAGGTAGGATTGTCACAGCTTGGGTCCTCTGCTTTTGGTACTTCTAATAACTATGGGTTAAGTGTTATTCCACTGTTTATATTAATGGGAATGTTTATGTCTAACACGGGATTAGGAAAGGATCTGTTTAATGCAGTTGACAAGTGGATTGGCCATTTTCGTGGTGGTCTTGCGATTGCAACAGTCGGTGCCGCCTCCATTTTTGCTGCCATATCTGGCTCTTCCAATGCAACTACGGCTACTTTGGCGAAGATTACGATTCCTGAAATGAAAGAGTACAATTACCGGACGACCTTTTCTACGGCAGCAGTTGCAGCCGGTGGAACTTTGGGGATATTAATTCCTCCTAGTGTTATTTTAATTTTATATGGAGCATTAACGTCTGAACCAATCGGTCCTCTATTAATTGGGGGATTAGTACCGGGAATCATCATGACCCTTCTTTTTATGCTGATGATCAACATTCAAGTCCGCTTAGACCCTTCTATTGCCCCAACTAAAATGGAGAAGGCGACCATCGAGGAGAAATTCTCCTCTTTAAAAAGTGTTTGGCCTTTTCTTTTGATATTTGCGATTAGTATCGGGGGAATTTACTTTGGGGTTTTCACTCCAAGTGAGGCTGGTGGAATTGGAGCCATTGGTGCCTTTTTCCTCACTCTATTAACAAAACGATTGAGTTTTAAAGGGCTCATTTCATCCTTAGATGAATCGATCCGATTGACGGTTATGCTGTTTTTAATTCTGATCGGAGCATCGTTATTCGGTAAGTTCTTAGCGTTAAGCCAAATACCGATGTATTTAACAACAACTGTCGGATCACTAGACGTTTCTCCTTATCTTATCATGGCTATGATTCTTGTAGTCTACTTTATTTTAGGAATGTTTTTAGAGGGAATTGCCATAATGGTACTCACTCTGCCCATTGTTTATCCTTTGATTACTCAATTAGGATTTGATGGATTATGGTTCGGGATTATCATAGTGATGGTACTCAATATTGGGGTTCTTACACCGCCTCTCGGATTAAGTGTTTATATTATTAGTGGCGTCGTAAAAGATGTTCCCATTCAGCAAATTTTTAAAGGTGTGATACCTGCTATTCTTACCATGATTGCTTTTACGATTGTTTTAGTTATTTTTCCTGAAATTGTAACATTCCTACCAGGTTTGATTGAATAGAGAACGTAAAAGAGGAGTGGGCCATATGATCAAAAAAACACTAGATGAAAAAGCATTTCACTTATTAAAAGAAAAAATGGATGAAGGCTTACTTCCACAATGGGTGTTAACGGATCCAGATATATTTGAGCTTGAAATTGAAAAGATTTATGGACATTCATGGCAGTTTCTTGGCCACGAAACGGAAATCAAAGATCCTGGAAGTTATGTGACACGCTGGATGGTTAATGATCCGGTTCTATTAGTTAGAACTCGTGAAGGTGAAATTAAAGCTTTTTTAAATTCATGTACCCATCGTGGAACACAGTTATGTACAGCTGATCGAGGGAATAAAAAAACCTTTACTTGTCCTTATCATGGATGGAGCTATAATTTGAACGGCGAATTAGTGGGGATTGTGGCCGGAAACAAAGTGTATGGGGAAGAAATGGATAAATCAGAGTGGGGGTTAAGACCGATCCCTCAAGTTGAAATGTATCAAGGAATGATCTTTGGAAATCTTGATATAAATGCGGAACCTCTAGAGGATTATCTAGGGGAGATGAAGTGGTACTTAGATATTCTTCTTGGCAGAAGTGGCGGGATGGAAGTGCGAGGTCTCCCACAGCGCTGGGTAGCGAAAGCAAATTGGAAGGCGACTGCTGAAAACTTTGCTGCTGATCCGTATCATGTGCAAACGACTCACCGCTCCACGGTTGAAATGGGAATTAGTCCGGAAGACCCTCTATATGCTGGCTATGGACATCAAGTGGTGATGAAAAATGCACATGGTATTAATGTGATAACTTCAAAGACAGGAAAAGCAAGAGTACCTTTCCAAGGAATGCCCGAGTCTATGTGGCCATTGTTTGAGAAGCATTTAACCCCTGAACAGTTAGATGTTCAATCGAAAGTCACTGTTTTCGTGGGGGGAGTTTATCCAAATCTATCATTTGTAAGTCCCATTCATGGAACGGAAGGTCACTTACATAACTACTTGAACTTTCGAATGTGGAGACCGCTTGGACCAGATAAAGTAGAGGTTTGGTGCTGGTTTTTAATTGATGAGGCAGCACCTGAGGAATATAAAGAAGCCGCCTATCGAGGATATCTAGGTTCATTCGGTCCAAGTGGAACATTAGAACAAGATGATACGGAAACATGGGCCCGAATTGTTGAAGTAAGTAAAGGCTTAATGATGAGAGATAAAAGTTTGAATTACAATAGTGTGAGCAATTATTTAATGGGGTACTCGCACGTGGAACCGGACGAGAATTTCCCTGGACCGGGGACTGCTTATCCAACGACTTATATAGACGCTTTATCAAGACGGATGCACGAACAATGGCTCGAAATGATCTCCAAGGGACTCTTTAAAGAGGAGGTTAATCAATGAATCTAGATATTGAGAGAAAGGTGACACCCGAGCTCCATCTTGAGATCACAACATTACTAAATAGAGAAGCGTATTTCCTCGACAATCGTAAATACAAGGAATGGTTGGAATTACTTACGGATGACCTCGTATATAGAATGCCATTGAGGGAAACGGTTGAAGGTGTAGGGGTGGATGATATTTCTAAAGATATGGCTTTCTTTGAAGAAACGAAGGTCTCTCTAACTACTAGAGTAAACCGCTTGTATACGAAATCTGCTTGGGTAGAAAACCCGGCAACTAGGCAGCGACATTTTATTACAAATGTAACCGTAGAGGGAACGGAAAAGGAAGACCAGTACAAAGTAAGGAGCTATTTCTTATTTATGAGAAGCAGAGCCTCTACGACTGATATTGAGCAAATGTTTGGGGAGCGAAATGATATTGTTCGAAAAGTAAATGGTGTGTGGAAAATCTCCTCACGTACGATTTTCCCAGACCAATCGGTAATCACTACAATGAATATGAGTATGTTTCTTTAGCTAGCAAATACTATTTTCCTTAAAAAAATTCATTATTACACGGCCTCCTGATAAAAAGGAGGCATTTTAATTAAATTTTCAAAATAATACCGATTGTTGCATATAGAGCAACAAGAGCGTTGTTGGTGCTGAGAGTAAGCGTTACCATATAGTTAATAAAAATAATTTATTATTAGGAGGAAACACAGCATGCAGGTAGAAACGAAAGTGAAAGCGATCAATTGCTTACATTTTATTAACGGACAATTTGTTGAATCTCAGAACCATAAAACCTTTGAAAATATCAATCCAGCAACAGAAGAAGTATTAGGCACAGTGGCAGAAGGAGGAAAAGAGGAGGTGGATTTTGCCGTTCGTGCAGCAAGAAGAGCATTAAATGGACCATGGAAGAAGATGACCTTGGTTGAGCGCTCCAAAATCCTTCGCCGCATTGGTGATTTGATTCTAGAAAGGCAAGAAGAATTGGCGATGCTTGAATCATTGGACACGGGGAAGCCATTTTCCTTAGCAAACAAAATCGATGTTCCGCGTGCAGCGTATAATTTTCACTTCTTCGCCGATTATATTACTTCTGTTGGAACGGATGCGTATCAACAGGATGATCAAGCGATTCACTATGCTTACCGTCGACCAGTAGGGGTTGTTGGAATTATTAAGCCATGGAATCTCCCATTATTACTTCTCACCTGGAAGCTGGCTCCTTGCCTTGGCATGGGGAACACGGCGGTTATTAAACCGGCAGAATGGACTCCGATGACAGCAACGGTACTAATGGAGATTTGTAAAGAGGCAGGCGTTCCAGATGGAGTCGTGAATCTAGTCCACGGTTTTGGTCCAAATTCTGCTGGTGGAGCAATCTCCGAACACCCAGATATTGATGCTATTTCTTTCATTGGAGAACCAAGCACTGGGGCTAGCATTATGAAAGCTGCAGCTGACTCTTTGAAAAAGCTGTCGTATGAGTTAGGCGGGAAAAATCCAAATATCATTTTTGCTGATTCTGATATCGATGAAGTGATTGAGACAACGATTAAATCTAGCTTCATTAATCAAGGGGAAGTTTGCCTTTGTGGCTCTCGCATTTACGTAGAACGACCAATTTACAATGAATTTATTAATAAATTCGCTGAAAAAGTAAGAGAATTACAAGTGGGTGATCCTCTTGCTGAAGCGACAAATGTAGGTGCGTTGGTTAGTAAGGAACACTACGAGAGAGTAAATAGCTATATCGAGATTGCTCGGAATGATGGAGCGAATATTCTTACAGGTGGTAAGAGACCAGAAGGAATGGAAAAAGGGTATTTCCTAGAGCCAACAATAATCACTGGTCTTGATCGTAATTCTCGTTGTGTTCGTGAAGAAATATTTGGACCCGTTGTAACGGTTATGCCATTTGATATGGAAGAAGAAGTGATCATGCAAGCAAATGATACACATTACGGGTTAAGTGCAACCATCTGGACAAATGATCTACGTCGTGCACATCGAGTTGCTCATCAAATTGAAGCGGGGATTATTTGGGTAAACACATGGTTCCTAAGAGATTTAAGAACTCCATTTGGCGGAATGAAAAATAGTGGAATTGGTAGAACTGGAGGAATGCATAGTCTTGATTTCTACTCTGAATTGTCCAATATTACGATCAAGCTGTAGGAAAGGTGGGAAAGGAAATGTCTATTGTAACAAATAAAATAAAAGAATATGCTGCCCTTTTAGCGGATGCTGAAAATACGGGAGTAGGAACCAATCCCCTTACGATATTAGATCCAAGTCTATCTGTAACGGAAGCTTATCATATACAACTAGAAAATATTCAAATGAAAGTGGAACAAGGACAAAAAATTATTGGGAAGAAAATCGGACTCACCTCTCTTGCTATGCAAAAGCTTCTCGGGGTGGATGAACCTGACTATGGTCATTTGCTAGACAGTATGGAAGTAACAAATGGGGGTTCGATTTCAATCGAGAAAGTTTTGCAACCAAAGGTAGAAGCCGAACTAGCTTTTGTTCTAAAAAAGGACTTAATAGGCCCAAATATTACGACACTCGATGTCTTACAAGCAACGGATTATATTGTCCCTGCACTCGAAATTGTAGATAGTAGAGTGAAAGATTGGAAGATTAAGCTTCCTGATACGATTGCAGATAACGCCTCTTCCGGTTTTTACGTACTTGGAGAAAGAAAAGCGAAGGTAGACGAAATTAATCTCGAATTGCTTGGCATGGTGCTTTCGAAAAACAATGAAATTGTGAATACCGGAGTGGGAGCTGCTGCTCTTGGAAACCCAGCTACATGTGTTGCTTGGCTAGCAAACAAATTATCTGAATTTGGTATTCCTCTGAAAGCAGGAGAAATCATTTTATCGGGCGCCCTATCGGCAGCTGCAGATGCACAAGCTGGAGATACATTCTCTGCTAGATTTGCTCATCTTGGGGAAGTAAAAGTTCATTTTTAATAGGAAAGGATGGGTTTTATGGGGAAAGTGAAGGTGGCGATTCTTGGATCAGGAAATATCGGTACAGATCTTATGATGAAGCTTGGACGGTCAGAAGTTCTAGAGTTAACGACGGTAATTGGAATTGATCCTGATTCTGACGGGTTAAGAAAAGCGAGAGAGCTTGGGTATGAAACGATTGATAGTGGTATAAATGGTTTCTTAGAACGCCCAGAACTGGCTGATATCGTATTTGATGCAACGTCAGCGAAAGCACATATACGGCATGCAAAGCTTTTGCGAGAGGCAGGCAAACAGGTTCTTGATTTAACCCCAGCAGCAGTTGGGCCTCTTGTTGTCCCGCCCGTAAATATTAAAGAACATGTGGACGCAGATAATATTAATCTGATTACGTGTGGGGGCCAGGCGACGATTCCAATGGTTCATGCGATACACTCTGTCCAACCAGTGGAATATGCGGAAATTGTTGCAACCATATCTAGTAAAAGTGCGGGTCCGGGAACAAGGGCAAATATTGATGAATTTACAGAAACGACAGCCCGTGGAATTGAAAAAATTGGTGGTGCAAGAGTTGGGAAAGCGATCATTATCCTGAATCCAGCCGAGCCTCCGATCATGATGAGAGACACCATCCATGTTTTAGTAAAAGGCGGTCAGGTGGATGAAGAGGGAATTACTCGTTCCATCAAAGAAATGGAAAAACAAGTGCAAGAATATGTACCTGGATATAAATTAAGACAGGAACCTATCTTTAACGGAAACCATGTGACTGTATTTATTGAGGTAGAAGGTGCAGGTGACTATTTGCCGAAGTATTCTGGAAATCTGGATATTATGACGGCAGCTGCTGTAAAAGTGGCGGAAGAATGGGCAAAACGTAAAATATCACAAGCCATTGTATAAAAGAAAGGAGGAGCAAAGATGGAAGCGAAACGTGATGTAATACTGACGGAGGTTGCTTTAAGGGATGGTAGTCATGCGATACGACATCAATTCACAGTGGAACAGGTCACTCAAGTGGCAAAGGGGTTAGACGAAGCAAATGTTCCTTATATTGAAGTTTCACACGGAGATGGATTAGGTGGGTCCTCATTGCAATATGGATTTTCTCGAACGAATGAAATGGAATTAATTGAAGCAGCTGCTGCAACAGTAAAAAAGGCAAAAATCTCTGTTCTTCTTATTCCTGGAATCGGAACGAAGCAAGAATTAAAGCATGCGGCACAGCTTGGTGCCAAGATGGTGAGAGTGGCGACTCATGTGACAGAGGCCGACGTGGCCCCGCAGCATATTGCTCTTGCGAAAGATTTAGGTCTTGAAACAGTAGGATTCTTGATGATGTCTCATATGGCTCCAACGGAAAAGTTGGTGGAGCAAGCAAAGCTTATGGAGAGTTACGGTGCGGATACAGTGTATGTGGTTGATTCTGCGGGAGCCCTTTTACCACATGAAGTGAAGGAGAAAATCCGTGCGCTTAGACAAAGTCTTTCGATTGATATTGGGTTTCATGCTCATAACAACTTATCTTTAGCAGTGGCAAACAGTATTACCGC containing:
- a CDS encoding aromatic ring-hydroxylating oxygenase subunit alpha gives rise to the protein MIKKTLDEKAFHLLKEKMDEGLLPQWVLTDPDIFELEIEKIYGHSWQFLGHETEIKDPGSYVTRWMVNDPVLLVRTREGEIKAFLNSCTHRGTQLCTADRGNKKTFTCPYHGWSYNLNGELVGIVAGNKVYGEEMDKSEWGLRPIPQVEMYQGMIFGNLDINAEPLEDYLGEMKWYLDILLGRSGGMEVRGLPQRWVAKANWKATAENFAADPYHVQTTHRSTVEMGISPEDPLYAGYGHQVVMKNAHGINVITSKTGKARVPFQGMPESMWPLFEKHLTPEQLDVQSKVTVFVGGVYPNLSFVSPIHGTEGHLHNYLNFRMWRPLGPDKVEVWCWFLIDEAAPEEYKEAAYRGYLGSFGPSGTLEQDDTETWARIVEVSKGLMMRDKSLNYNSVSNYLMGYSHVEPDENFPGPGTAYPTTYIDALSRRMHEQWLEMISKGLFKEEVNQ
- a CDS encoding acetaldehyde dehydrogenase (acetylating), with amino-acid sequence MGKVKVAILGSGNIGTDLMMKLGRSEVLELTTVIGIDPDSDGLRKARELGYETIDSGINGFLERPELADIVFDATSAKAHIRHAKLLREAGKQVLDLTPAAVGPLVVPPVNIKEHVDADNINLITCGGQATIPMVHAIHSVQPVEYAEIVATISSKSAGPGTRANIDEFTETTARGIEKIGGARVGKAIIILNPAEPPIMMRDTIHVLVKGGQVDEEGITRSIKEMEKQVQEYVPGYKLRQEPIFNGNHVTVFIEVEGAGDYLPKYSGNLDIMTAAAVKVAEEWAKRKISQAIV
- a CDS encoding 3-phenylpropionate/cinnamic acid dioxygenase subunit beta, which translates into the protein MNLDIERKVTPELHLEITTLLNREAYFLDNRKYKEWLELLTDDLVYRMPLRETVEGVGVDDISKDMAFFEETKVSLTTRVNRLYTKSAWVENPATRQRHFITNVTVEGTEKEDQYKVRSYFLFMRSRASTTDIEQMFGERNDIVRKVNGVWKISSRTIFPDQSVITTMNMSMFL
- a CDS encoding 2-keto-4-pentenoate hydratase, giving the protein MSIVTNKIKEYAALLADAENTGVGTNPLTILDPSLSVTEAYHIQLENIQMKVEQGQKIIGKKIGLTSLAMQKLLGVDEPDYGHLLDSMEVTNGGSISIEKVLQPKVEAELAFVLKKDLIGPNITTLDVLQATDYIVPALEIVDSRVKDWKIKLPDTIADNASSGFYVLGERKAKVDEINLELLGMVLSKNNEIVNTGVGAAALGNPATCVAWLANKLSEFGIPLKAGEIILSGALSAAADAQAGDTFSARFAHLGEVKVHF
- a CDS encoding aldehyde dehydrogenase, yielding MQVETKVKAINCLHFINGQFVESQNHKTFENINPATEEVLGTVAEGGKEEVDFAVRAARRALNGPWKKMTLVERSKILRRIGDLILERQEELAMLESLDTGKPFSLANKIDVPRAAYNFHFFADYITSVGTDAYQQDDQAIHYAYRRPVGVVGIIKPWNLPLLLLTWKLAPCLGMGNTAVIKPAEWTPMTATVLMEICKEAGVPDGVVNLVHGFGPNSAGGAISEHPDIDAISFIGEPSTGASIMKAAADSLKKLSYELGGKNPNIIFADSDIDEVIETTIKSSFINQGEVCLCGSRIYVERPIYNEFINKFAEKVRELQVGDPLAEATNVGALVSKEHYERVNSYIEIARNDGANILTGGKRPEGMEKGYFLEPTIITGLDRNSRCVREEIFGPVVTVMPFDMEEEVIMQANDTHYGLSATIWTNDLRRAHRVAHQIEAGIIWVNTWFLRDLRTPFGGMKNSGIGRTGGMHSLDFYSELSNITIKL
- a CDS encoding TRAP transporter small permease; the encoded protein is MEQEVRKEVSLRASALDEVSFLEKVIHSFEKVVSTLNNVLHKVSSIILFLLMFLTTADVFGRYFFNKPITGTYELTGLALAMIIFFSLGSAQLKKDHIEIDFLTNMMPAKVQHALYALTSLILFILMSLTSWQLFEYTKRIYFGNELSGDLGLPLYLFVTFATVGAVCFTLTYLVDSLKSFLRVVKK
- the dmpG gene encoding 4-hydroxy-2-oxovalerate aldolase, encoding MEAKRDVILTEVALRDGSHAIRHQFTVEQVTQVAKGLDEANVPYIEVSHGDGLGGSSLQYGFSRTNEMELIEAAAATVKKAKISVLLIPGIGTKQELKHAAQLGAKMVRVATHVTEADVAPQHIALAKDLGLETVGFLMMSHMAPTEKLVEQAKLMESYGADTVYVVDSAGALLPHEVKEKIRALRQSLSIDIGFHAHNNLSLAVANSITAIEEGARRIDGSIRCLGAGAGNTQTEVLVAVLDRLGIQTGVDLYKMMDVAEEIVAPILEKPQEITKDGLVLGYAGVYSSFLLHAQAAARKFGIDSRDILVELGKMKVVGGQEDMILDVAAELAKKLQTAGL
- a CDS encoding TRAP transporter large permease — protein: MSPEMIGVLGIVLLLVLILLRVSVGLSLFLVGFLGVSWLSDWQVGLSQLGSSAFGTSNNYGLSVIPLFILMGMFMSNTGLGKDLFNAVDKWIGHFRGGLAIATVGAASIFAAISGSSNATTATLAKITIPEMKEYNYRTTFSTAAVAAGGTLGILIPPSVILILYGALTSEPIGPLLIGGLVPGIIMTLLFMLMINIQVRLDPSIAPTKMEKATIEEKFSSLKSVWPFLLIFAISIGGIYFGVFTPSEAGGIGAIGAFFLTLLTKRLSFKGLISSLDESIRLTVMLFLILIGASLFGKFLALSQIPMYLTTTVGSLDVSPYLIMAMILVVYFILGMFLEGIAIMVLTLPIVYPLITQLGFDGLWFGIIIVMVLNIGVLTPPLGLSVYIISGVVKDVPIQQIFKGVIPAILTMIAFTIVLVIFPEIVTFLPGLIE
- a CDS encoding TRAP transporter substrate-binding protein — encoded protein: MLKRGMKLSFTMLTLILLVFVSACSKSSGGEQGASDTKSITFKMGHMNSPDHVQDSKAMKPFSEEVEKLTDGRVKFQIYPGGALGGPKDTLDNITTGIMDAGWGLHGYNAGKFPTHSVLQLPFLANGTGEELSVVAQKLYDTFPEIQKEYDDLKLLWVHAADPYAIITKGKAVRSFEDVKGLKLRTPSVEAGEMIKSWGATPVSLPAPEIYDALQKGVIDGGVLPIAAIKDFNLTDLVDYVTLGNFNTSIFYVAMNKDSWNKISPEDQKLIEEELLGEPMAKMAGAAFDYQKGLAETEAKDAGVEFISLEESELQKFKDNSEGVKEKWLSDMKSNGVDGQKIYDETVKLIEE